A window of Pomacea canaliculata isolate SZHN2017 linkage group LG3, ASM307304v1, whole genome shotgun sequence contains these coding sequences:
- the LOC112558568 gene encoding GH3 domain-containing protein-like, with translation MGIIRQVFRGAAVVSAAGTGYLLFDVRNMKVYRDQPLNEALKHYISVKSLAFLGSIFLKKLESATSDVARAQEDFLLKQLRDNADTEYGRLYNFSAIKSAEEFVRVHPLTRYADYKPYVQKMMAGEQSVLTKEKPVIFGVTSGTSGTESIIPMLLKQRGVFFLNGVSVAFMCMSQAFPEVVCLSKILKIFYNPAWRMSEAGIKIGPNSSSPSESKKLLHMYSTPAPAFDILSEPEALYVHLLFGLKDRHLGMIEANFASLVFNAFQRLEEEVANLVRDIESGTLNSQLNVKPEIREKLEKLLKPDPVRAQEIKKAFEEGLVGVAKRLWPKLQIIVCGDSGSFTLYGSKLRETYCQGIPLYSPLYGASEGLLGINIWPEELPSRYLLHPRAQFFELIPVSHADEDQPQTLLLHQAEKGEFYELVITNPSCQYRYRIGDVVKVVGYHNQCPIIEFMYRQGQFLNVRGEKTSESLFYEVLRDTVAQWSGVKLLDYCCAESITVEDAGIKDYKSHLPCYHVFVELEQAGQLSVNQRKMVDATLCNKSYVYSSFRKKGSIGEMQVHIMQPGSFRELREFVIQNTTGSPNQFKVPRVLKRKDVVEFMFQRVVKN, from the exons ATGGGTATCATTCGACAGGTTTTCAGAG GTGCTGCTGTTGTGTCTGCTGCTGGTACAGGATATCTTTTGTTTGATGTGCGAAACATGAAAGTCTATCGAGACCAGCCTTTAAATGAAGCCTTGAAACACTACATCTCTGTGAAAAGTCTTGCCTTTTTGGGTTCTATATTTCTG AAGAAACTAGAGAGTGCTACATCTGATGTGGCTAGGGCCCAAGAAGATTTTCTTCTGAAACAATTGAGGGATAATGCTGACACAGAGTATGGCAGACTATACAACTTCTCTGCCATTAAATCTGCAGAAGAATTTGTTAGAGTGCACCCTCTCACCCGGTATGCTGACTACAAACCTTATGTGCAGAAGATGATGGCAGGTGAGCAGTCTGTTCTGACAAAGGAAAAGCCAGTCATTTTTGGTGTGACCTCAGGAACATCAGGAACTGAAAGTATTATTCCAATGCTTCTAAAGCAAAGGGGAGTCTTTTTCCTAAATGGAGTATCTGTAGCTTTCATGTGTATGAGTCAAGCTTTTCCTGAAGTTGTTTGTCTGAGCAAAATCCTGAAAATCTTTTACAACCCAGCATGGAGGATGTCAGAAGCAGGCATAAAAATTGGACCAAACTCATCGTCTCCCTCTGAATCGAAAAAGTTGCTTCACATGTATTCGACTCCAGCTCCTGCATTTGACATTCTGAGCGAACCTGAAGCTCTGTATGTACATCTTCTGTTTGGTCTGAAAGACAGGCACCTAGGCATGATAGAAGCTAATTTTGCTTCACTTGTTTTCAATGCTTTCCAGAGGCTTGAAGAGGAGGTTGCAAATCTAGTGAGAGATATAGAAAGTGGAACACTTAATTCACAGTTGAATGTAAAACCAGAGATAAGAGAGAAGCTTGAAAAGCTGCTAAAACCAGATCCAGTTCGGGCGCAAGAaattaaaaaggcatttgaagAGGGCTTAGTGGGAGTGGCAAAGAGACTGTGGCCAAAACTGCAAATAATTGTGTGTGGAGACTCTGGTTCTTTCACCTTATATGGCAGCAAGTTGAGGGAGACCTACTGTCAAGGCATCCCTTTGTACTCTCCTCTTTATGGAGCTTCCGAAGGACTACTGGGCATCAACATCTGGCCAGAAGAGCTTCCTTCCCGATATTTGCTTCACCCAAGGGCTCAGTTCTTTGAGCTGATTCCGGTATCCCATGCTGATGAGGACCAACCACAAACACTCCTTCTTCATCAG GCAGAAAAGGGAGAGTTCTACGAGCTGGTCATCACCAATCCATCATGCCAGTATCGTTATCGTATTGGTGATGTGGTGAAGGTGGTTGGCTACCACAATCAATGCCCCATCATTGAGTTTATGTACAG aCAGGGCCAGTTCCTTAATGTAAGAGGGGAGAAAACTTCAGAGAGTCTTTTTTATGAGGTTTTGAGGGACACGGTGGCTCAATGGTCAGGTGTGAAGCTGCTGGACTATTGCTGTGCTGAAAGTATCACTGTTGAAGATGCTGGCATAAAAG ATTACAAGAGCCACCTTCCATGTTACCATGTTTTTGTGGAGTTGGAACAAGCAGGACAGTTGTCAGTTAATCAGAGGAAAATG GTGGATGCAACTTTGTGCAATAAATCTTATGTCTACTCATCTTTTCGTAAGAAAGGAAGTATAGGGGAAATGCAGGTACATATTATGCAGCCAGGTTCCTTTAGGGAATTGCGAGAGTTTGTAATTCAAAACACTACTGGTTCACCTAACCAGTTCAAAGTGCCACGTGTTTTGAAACGCAAAGATGTTGTAGAATTCATGTTTCAGAGAGTGGTTAAGAATTGA